ATTCCGGCACGACATCATCATCACCGAGAAGCTGATCTCGCCTACGGATGGGATTGCCCTGGTGAAGACGATACGGCGGCACGTCGACGAAGCTTGCCGCGTCGTTCCGATCATCATGGCGACAAGTTGTACCGAGGAACGCTTCGTCGTCGGGGCGCGGGACAGCGGCGTGACGGAATTCCTCGCCAAACCGATCACCGTCAAGGGGATATACGACCGTATATGCGCGATCGTCGAAGACGAACGCCCGTTCCTCGTAAGCCGGGGGTATTGCGGCCCCTGCCGTCGCCGGCACAAGAAACACGATTATGCCGGCCCCTTCCTGCGCGTGGACGACTGGCTGAAGATCTGTCGCCAAGCGGTCGACGAAGCGGGCGCCATGGCCATGGAAGCCGAAGCCATCGCCTCCGAAAATTCTTCGGCGATAATCGTGGGACACGTTAAACTGTCGACACAGGCGGCCGAACAGGCAAAGGCGGCGCTCATGGCGGCGGAGTCGTCCAAGACCGTCAAGGCGGTCAAGGTGCAAATCGAGCTTGCCGAAAAAGCCCGGCAGGACGCGGCATCGGCGCGGGACGCGGCTCTCGC
This window of the Magnetospirillum sp. WYHS-4 genome carries:
- a CDS encoding response regulator, translating into MNKNKIATNHLRAYDLSRVRFLVVDPNPHMRKLYKEIFRAWGVAIVDEADSADSGLPLFREFRHDIIITEKLISPTDGIALVKTIRRHVDEACRVVPIIMATSCTEERFVVGARDSGVTEFLAKPITVKGIYDRICAIVEDERPFLVSRGYCGPCRRRHKKHDYAGPFLRVDDWLKICRQAVDEAGAMAMEAEAIASENSSAIIVGHVKLSTQAAEQAKAALMAAESSKTVKAVKVQIELAEKARQDAASARDAALAAQAALEIAAPPPPAKTEDEATALSQERVATMLKKQSGRDGG